Genomic DNA from Candidatus Latescibacter sp.:
ACGGATATCAAGGATTTCTACAAGCGCAATCCCCGTTATGCCAAGGCCAAAATCATGGAGCGGATGGTCGAGCCAGAGCGGATGATCATTTTCCGGGTTCCCTGGACAGCCGACAATGGCGAGGTGATGGTCAACCGCGGTTTTCGGGTCCAGTTCAACAGCTCGATCGGACCAATCAAGGGAGGACTCCGTTTCCATCCCTCGGTCAACCTGAGCATCATTAAATTTCTTGGTTTCGAGCAGACATTTAAAAACGCACTTACCACCCTGCCCATGGGCGGCGGCAAGGGCGGCTCAGATTTTGATCCCAAAGGCAAGAGCGACTCCGAAGTCATGCGTTTCTGCCAGAGTTTCATGACTGAATTGTACAAATACATCGGACAAGACATTGATGTTCCCGCCGGAGACATTGGAGTCGGCGGACGGGAAATCGGCTTTCTTTTCGGACAATGGAAGCGGCTCACCAATGAATTTTCCGGAGTCCTGACCGGCAAGGGTTTGAACTGGGGCGGCTCGCTCATTCGCCCGGAGGCCACCGGATACGGCGCCACATATTTCGCGCTCGAAATGATGAAAACCCGCGGTCTGACCCTGGAAAGCAAAACCTGTCTGGTCTCCGGCTCCGGCAATGTAGCTCAGTATACGGTGCAGAAAATCAACCAGCTGGGCGGAAAGGCGGTCACCCTGTCCGACTCCGGCGGTTTCATTTATGATCCCAAAGGCATATCCGCTGAGAAGCTGAATTTCGTCATGGAGCTGAAGAATGTAAACCGCAGCCGTATCAAGGAATATGTCGATAAATACCCTGAAGCAGCATTCACTCCGGCCGATCCCGGCGCCGACCACAATCCGCTCTGGGATGTCAAAGCCGACTGCGCTTTCCCCAGCGCCACTCAGAACGAGATTAACGGCAAAGATGCTATGAACATGGTCAAAAACAAGGTCATGCTGGTCAGCGAAGGCGCCAATATGCCCACTGACCCTGATGCCGTGAAAATCTTCCGCGAACATAAAATCCTTCATGCTCCCGGCAAAGCCTCCAATGCCGGCGGTGTCGCGGTTTCCGGACTCGAGATGTCCCAGAACAGCATGCGTCTTTCCTGGTCCCGTGAAGAAGTGGACCGTCGGCTCCAGGGAATCATGCAGGCCATTCACGAGCAGTGTGTGACCTATGGCATGGATGGAAATTACTGCAATTACTTCAAAGGCGCAAACATTGCCGGTTTCAAGAAGGTTGCGGATACCATGCTCGAACAAGGTCTGGTGTAACCCTTATCTTTTTCAGAAAAACTTACAGGGGTATGAATTGCCAGAAAGCATGAATCCTTGAAACAAAGACCCAAAATAAAAGAATCAGCGCCGCCATCCGGATCGGCGTTAAAAATAAGCCATGGAACGGCTGCCATCGTTTCTTTCGTTCTTATCGCCGCAGTATATATTATTACACTCCTCTCCCTCTATCCCAACCTTCCGATCATCGAGAGGCTGGCTGAGGACATTCCAGGATTCGATCAAAGCTATCCGCCGTTCCGGGTGGATGAGAACATCTACTATTCCATCTCCCAAAATATCCTGAGCGGCACACTTTACAAGGGAGAGCATTCGCCGGAGAGGGGGTTCACCCTGGGGTTCCCGCTTGTGGCGGCTCCGTTCATCGCGGTTCTCGGGAAAATGGGCGGGTATGCGGCAAACCTGATGATTGTGCTTCTTTCACTCGGGGTGTTTTACCTGATTCTTTACCGGTATGGGTTCCGCAGAAAAGCGCTGGTCATGACTGCGATCATGGCTTTTGCTTCCCTCAACTGGTTTTATGCGGTATCGAATTATACCGAGCCGCTCTCTCAGCTCCTGGTGCTTGTCTCCTTCGCTCTGCTTCTCCGGGACAGAAGCTCCCCCGGAGGGCGAACCATGATCATTCTGTCCGGAGTATTCACCGCCCTCAACCTGTTCGTACGCCCGAACTACCTTCTCCTGGCCGTACCGTTTTTCTTTTACCTGGGTATCGAGAAGAAAGAAAAAGTCTCGTTTGACAAATCTGCGCTCCTGTATGCCGGGGGAGTTATAGCGGTGATTGTGGTGTGGGCCATAAGGAACACCCTGGTATTCGGTTCTCCGTTCACCTTTGAATATACCCGGCTGGTGAGTTCTTTCACTCCAGGCATGACATCTTCCCAGTACATGCAGGGGAATATTTTTCTCGGGATTCACCGCCTCCTCTTCGACGAGTATCACGGCCTTTTGACTATCACTCCCATCTTCCTGCTTTTCCCCGCAGGTCTCCGGGCCATGTGGCATAAAGGGATGCAGAAGGAATCGCTCCTGCTCCTTGCCGGAGCGGTTATAATGGTTCTTTTTGTGGCGGCAGGACCCTACCCTTTTACCGAATTCGGCCTGGGCTCGCGTCACCTCGTTCCGCTCATGCCCCTCCTGCTCCTGCCCGCCGCATTTTTCCTTGACGGAAAACTGTTTACCCGCTCGGTGGTTTTTCTCCTGGCGCTCTATTCATTTTACCAGGCTGGAATCGGGTGGTTTACCGGGGGCGAGCCGGGTATGGGATTTTTTCTCGGCATTTTGAACGAGTCCCAGTCACGGGCGATTATCCTGGCGCGGAAGGAACTGCTCCCTCACCGGAATTTCCGTTCCCAGGAAGAGCTGGTGAAATTCTACACCCGCGCTTTGAAGAAAGCCGACCTCATGGAGCTTCTCCAGACCCTTGATCCGCTGGTCATAGAAAAAATCCGGGGAAACGAAAGAACTTTCATGCTCTTTTTGAGAAACCAGCCGGATCCGGTATCATGCATCCTGGCAGCGGACCCCGAACGGGGAATCATCATCAAGAGTTTCAGTATATCCGGAGGGGTGAGCGAAGGAAGTCCGGCCCCGCCTGACAGCAGCGCCGGAATAAAATAGATATTATTCCGCCTTTTCATCTACGATAACAAGGTTTCTTCCGGAGGATTTCCCCTGGTATAGAAAGCGATCGGCCCTTTCGGTCAGCGATTCAATCGTGTCATCTGTTCTGGCCTGGGTGCCTCCCAGGGTCATGGTGACGTTGACCGAGGTACTTTTTATAATGACGGTGCAATTTTCCACGAGCTTACGCAGTTTATCGGCCAGAATACCCAGATTTCCTCCCTCGAAATGAGAGGCAATAAAAATAAATTCATCTCCTCCCCACCTTCCGGCCATATCCGATGCCCGCATATTGCCCTCCAGGGTTCGGGATATCATCTGCAAAACACTATCTCCTGCTGCATGACCCCAGGTATCGTTCACATTTTTGAAAAAGTCTATATCCCCTATAATCAATCCGAAGGGAATGTCATGCCGGCGCAGCTCTTCAAAACTAGCCCGTAGTTTCATATTGACATAACGCCGATTGGCAAGCTCGGTGAGCGGATCTAAAAGCGCAGATTTTTTAAGGTCTTCAATAAGCTGCTTATCGATGGTTCTGACCGCAATCTCTCTAAAAACTTCCACAACTCCGATACATTTGCCATCTTCGTCCATTAAAGATGAAACCCCTATGGTCACCGGCACCCGATGTCCATCCTTGTGATTTAGATACACCTCGGCGGTAAACATGCTGTTGTCGGTCATGGTCTCGGAAAGGGGACATTCCCCCTTACATAAATCTGTTCCGCGGTCGTCCACATGAACCAGGATTTTGTCCGGACAGGATAGGCCGAGCATTTCCGCAGCGGAATATCCGCTTATTCTTTCCGCCCCTTTATTCCAGTATGTGACTTTCTTCTCAACATCTACAAAATACACCCCGTCAAATATACGGTTCAAGAGTTTCTGATAAAACTTATCCCTGTCTGGCATGACGGTCTCCACCTTCACTTGCGCCCCACTCCCACAAACAGGCGAGGGGGCAAGGCATCATTTTCAGATTTCAGATTTCGCATTTTACCCTATATCCACAATATCCAGCCGGCCTTTATAGAGAAACCGCTTGGTTTTGCGTGTGGAGGTTTTGATGAACTCGTCACGCTCGATGCCGATGCGGGTGACCCGTTGATAATGCGCCAGTTTCTCCATGCTGTTCCGCACTTCGTTCTCCAGAAACGAGCGGAATTTCTCGATAAGCTCGTCCTTGTCTTCCTCGGTAAGCCGGGCAATATCCATTTCGTGGCTCAATGTGATAGTATTGTTCCTGCTATATTCGATCAAGTATTCATAATCCGGGTTGATGAGTACGCCCACATCTTCTCCCACGAGCCCCTGAGTGCGATAGCCAAGGACAATGGATTCGGCGATGAACTTACTTTTGTTTATCTCAGCCTCCACTCCGTCCGGATAAACGTTCTTGCCTCCACGATTCACAATCACATCTTTGGCCCGGCCGGTGATGAAGATATAGCCGTCCTTATCGATTTTTCCCAGGTCGCCGGAATAAAACCACCCATCCCTGAGTACTTGTTCGGTCTGCTCAATGTTATTATAGTAACCCCCCATCACATTGTCGCCCTTAATAACGATCTCGCCGATACCGTCCGGGCCGGGATTGTCGATTTTCACCTCTACACCCTGGATCGGAATGCCGATCGAGCCGATTCTGATATTACCGATGGGATTAGCAGAAACTACCGGCGAGGTTTCAGTCAGCCCATACCCTTCGAGAAATTCGATGCCCAGCTCGACAAATCCCTCGATAACTGACGGGTTCATCGGCGCAGCCCCGGAAACCATGATCCGGAGTCTGCCGCCAAGCTTTTTTTTCAGACCCATGCTGATCAGCTTCCGGCCGCCGTAATTGTAAAGAAAGCTCTTCACTTTCGAAGTTTCGATCTGGCGCATGATCCCTTTATAAATCTTGGAAAAAAGCAGCGGTACACCTACAAAGATTGTCGGCTTGGATTCCATGATAAGACGGCTCCGGTCGCGGCTCATGATATCCACAAAGCTGAAAATGGCGCCGACAGCCAGGGGAAGCACCATGCAGATAGTGAAGGGGAAGGTATGGTGCAGTGGAAGCAGGAGAATAAAGCTGTCGTTCGAATCGAGATGGATGAATTGCCTTACGGAGTCGACATTGCTCATGATATTCTTATGGGTAAGCATCACCCCTTTTGCGGCTCCGGTGGTCCCGGAGGTGTAAATAATCGAGGCCAGATCGTTTATAGATTTTTCGGGGAAAACGAACTCTCCCCTGCTCAGCCGGGCTATCCCCCTTTCACGCAGATCGTCATAGGAAAAAAAGTTTTTGTGACCGTTCTTTTTTCGGCCGTGTATGGCCAGGGCGCGTCCCTCCCCCTCTCCTTTATGGTCATGCCGGACAGTAATATTGCGGTCCAGGATAATGATGTTTTTTACATGAGGAGTTGCACTCATAAGGCGGCCGATATCCTCATAGCAGCGCATGGAACAGATGATGGTCTCAGCCTCGGAATGGTTCAGGATATGTTCGGTTTCGATTTCTCCGAGTACTGCATCGATGGGAACGGTGACTGCGCCGGCTGACAGGGCGGCAAGGTACCCGACCACCCATTCGGGACGGTTCTCGCTCATGATGGCCACTTTTGATTGCCTGTCCAATCCAAGGTCGGCAAGGCCATAGGCGATGATATTGACGGCGCTGTTCATTTCGTAATAGGTGATTTGCTCCCACCGGTCATCCTGGAAATAACGCATGGCAACGGAATCCGGGAAATTACGAGCGCTTTCACGAAAACTCCCATCGATGGTTAACATGACAGTGTGCATCCCCCTTTTTCTGGGAAAAAAGTTTTTTTCTGGAAGTGATACATTCCCCTTTATTTGCCGGCGCCGGCCTTCGGCAATTCAAAACGGCTTATGATGTGAAACTCCACTCTTCTGTTCGCCCTGCGACCTTCTGCGGCAGCATTTGAAGTGATCGGTTTGTCTGATCCGAAGCCAACCACCCTGAAACGGTCACGTTTCAGAGCCGGATACTTTTTCAAAAGATAATCCAGCGCATCCCTGGCTCTTTCTCGTGAAAGCCGAAGATTTCTCTCCATATCACCGGAATTATCGGTATGTCCCTCAATTTGAATCTGCAGCGCAGGATATTTCTGGAGAAGCTGCCCGATTTCATCGAGAACAGGATAAGACTCCGGCGTCAATCCTGTCGACGGACCGAAATGAATGGTGTTGAGCCGCAGGATACCGTCGCTCACCGGACTGTTCTCCTGTTTTATCAAACCCCGCCCGCGCTTGTCTACCAGGACCCCCTTGGGGGTATTCGGTTCCTCGTCAATTCCATCCGGAACATGATCGCCGTCGCTGTCGATGGAAGCGCCCAGGGCATTCACTTTGGCGCCCCGGGGAGTGTCGGGCTCCGTATCGATGCCGTTGGGTACTCCATCGCCATCATCGTCCAGAGCCACTCCATCCTTGTCAGCCACCGCTCCTTTCGGAGTATTCAATTCCTTGTCACGGTCGTTGGGAACGCCGTCGTGGTCATCATCGAGATTCACACCGAATTTGTCCACCGGGGCGCCACGCGGGGTCTGGGGTTCTCTGTCCAGACCGTCGTATACGCCATCCTCGTCGGAATCGATTCCCACGCCGTCCGCATCAACAAGGGCGCCGCGGGGAGTATCCGGCTGCTGGTCCCTGCCGTCAGGAACTCCATCGCCATCCGTATCAAGCGACACTCCACGCTTATCCACCTTGAATCCTTTCGGGGTGTTCGGCTCGGCGTCCAGATAGTTATATACACCATCTCCATCTGAATCTATCATGGACTTTATATCGGTATTCAGCGTTATCCCGAATGTGATCTGATATTTTTCCTTTGGTTTCACCTGGTCCGCGATATTTATATTGGCCCCGAGATTCAGTGTCAGCGAACGATGTAATCGCATCACCACAGACGGCGACACTACAAAAAAGTCCTTGGTGAAATCCGCTCTATGGTCATTCTGATAGGCAGGATTACTGGCGAGGGCGCTTGCTCCGGTGAAAAAACCCGCCATATTCAGTGCAGACTGCGGTCCTGCCCCGAGAAAAGTACGGTTATTCACTTCGAGATTCATCACCAGCCTGTTTTTCATCTCCATCTGCAACCCGGCGGCGCCGACCACCTGGTCATCGTACATCTTGGAATCAGACTTCACATACCCCTGTTCCAGGTTCAGGCTCAGGGAATGTCCGAGATCGAACGTTTCAAAGATAGAGCTTTCAATGGTGGTGCCCTTACGGGTCCAGCGAAAATTCATACCATCCAGCTCTTCCTGGGAGGTATCCATGAATGCTCCAAATTTACCGGCAATCTGCACCGGAGAACTCATGGAAAACGGAAGCCGTATCTTCACCCCAAGGTATGAGGCGCCCACTCCCTGCTGCGGAGAACCGTATCCGGCGGCGACATCCCGGCTGTTTTTTAAAGACCGCGCATCCCGGAACACGAAAAGCGCGCTGTTCATGTCGATTTCATCGGTCAGTCCGAATGAGAGAGGGATGGCTAAAATCGCAGGCCGGTCCAGTTTTTTTTCGTACACTCCGGGCGAGGAAAGAACCCACGATTCCTTTTCCACGGTGATGCCTCTGATCCCCCAGACGACTGTTCCTTTCCCGAAAGTTCTGGCCGACTGCATGTACTGAAGACCCAGGCCGCCTTCAAAAGTAGTAGAAAGCAGGCGGTTCTGGGCCTCGCTTTCCCTAGTTACAAAACACATAAATACCAGGGCGAAACATACTATTGAACGTAATTGACTCATGCGCACCTTTCACAATTTTTGCTCTAATGAAATAATATGATAACTTCCGGTGCAGCGCGGTAGTTTTTTTTCACATCCGCCGGGATATGGAAATTGCAA
This window encodes:
- the gdhA gene encoding NADP-specific glutamate dehydrogenase, yielding MDSIKAQVTSRDPNQKEFLQAVDEVITDIKDFYKRNPRYAKAKIMERMVEPERMIIFRVPWTADNGEVMVNRGFRVQFNSSIGPIKGGLRFHPSVNLSIIKFLGFEQTFKNALTTLPMGGGKGGSDFDPKGKSDSEVMRFCQSFMTELYKYIGQDIDVPAGDIGVGGREIGFLFGQWKRLTNEFSGVLTGKGLNWGGSLIRPEATGYGATYFALEMMKTRGLTLESKTCLVSGSGNVAQYTVQKINQLGGKAVTLSDSGGFIYDPKGISAEKLNFVMELKNVNRSRIKEYVDKYPEAAFTPADPGADHNPLWDVKADCAFPSATQNEINGKDAMNMVKNKVMLVSEGANMPTDPDAVKIFREHKILHAPGKASNAGGVAVSGLEMSQNSMRLSWSREEVDRRLQGIMQAIHEQCVTYGMDGNYCNYFKGANIAGFKKVADTMLEQGLV
- a CDS encoding diguanylate cyclase, whose product is MPDRDKFYQKLLNRIFDGVYFVDVEKKVTYWNKGAERISGYSAAEMLGLSCPDKILVHVDDRGTDLCKGECPLSETMTDNSMFTAEVYLNHKDGHRVPVTIGVSSLMDEDGKCIGVVEVFREIAVRTIDKQLIEDLKKSALLDPLTELANRRYVNMKLRASFEELRRHDIPFGLIIGDIDFFKNVNDTWGHAAGDSVLQMISRTLEGNMRASDMAGRWGGDEFIFIASHFEGGNLGILADKLRKLVENCTVIIKSTSVNVTMTLGGTQARTDDTIESLTERADRFLYQGKSSGRNLVIVDEKAE
- a CDS encoding AMP-binding protein; translation: MLTIDGSFRESARNFPDSVAMRYFQDDRWEQITYYEMNSAVNIIAYGLADLGLDRQSKVAIMSENRPEWVVGYLAALSAGAVTVPIDAVLGEIETEHILNHSEAETIICSMRCYEDIGRLMSATPHVKNIIILDRNITVRHDHKGEGEGRALAIHGRKKNGHKNFFSYDDLRERGIARLSRGEFVFPEKSINDLASIIYTSGTTGAAKGVMLTHKNIMSNVDSVRQFIHLDSNDSFILLLPLHHTFPFTICMVLPLAVGAIFSFVDIMSRDRSRLIMESKPTIFVGVPLLFSKIYKGIMRQIETSKVKSFLYNYGGRKLISMGLKKKLGGRLRIMVSGAAPMNPSVIEGFVELGIEFLEGYGLTETSPVVSANPIGNIRIGSIGIPIQGVEVKIDNPGPDGIGEIVIKGDNVMGGYYNNIEQTEQVLRDGWFYSGDLGKIDKDGYIFITGRAKDVIVNRGGKNVYPDGVEAEINKSKFIAESIVLGYRTQGLVGEDVGVLINPDYEYLIEYSRNNTITLSHEMDIARLTEEDKDELIEKFRSFLENEVRNSMEKLAHYQRVTRIGIERDEFIKTSTRKTKRFLYKGRLDIVDIG
- a CDS encoding OmpA family protein; translation: MSQLRSIVCFALVFMCFVTRESEAQNRLLSTTFEGGLGLQYMQSARTFGKGTVVWGIRGITVEKESWVLSSPGVYEKKLDRPAILAIPLSFGLTDEIDMNSALFVFRDARSLKNSRDVAAGYGSPQQGVGASYLGVKIRLPFSMSSPVQIAGKFGAFMDTSQEELDGMNFRWTRKGTTIESSIFETFDLGHSLSLNLEQGYVKSDSKMYDDQVVGAAGLQMEMKNRLVMNLEVNNRTFLGAGPQSALNMAGFFTGASALASNPAYQNDHRADFTKDFFVVSPSVVMRLHRSLTLNLGANINIADQVKPKEKYQITFGITLNTDIKSMIDSDGDGVYNYLDAEPNTPKGFKVDKRGVSLDTDGDGVPDGRDQQPDTPRGALVDADGVGIDSDEDGVYDGLDREPQTPRGAPVDKFGVNLDDDHDGVPNDRDKELNTPKGAVADKDGVALDDDGDGVPNGIDTEPDTPRGAKVNALGASIDSDGDHVPDGIDEEPNTPKGVLVDKRGRGLIKQENSPVSDGILRLNTIHFGPSTGLTPESYPVLDEIGQLLQKYPALQIQIEGHTDNSGDMERNLRLSRERARDALDYLLKKYPALKRDRFRVVGFGSDKPITSNAAAEGRRANRRVEFHIISRFELPKAGAGK